The Terriglobia bacterium genome has a window encoding:
- the fusA gene encoding elongation factor G — translation MPRQVPLSRCRNIGIMAHIDAGKTTTTERILYYTGITHRIGEVHEGTATMDWMEQEQERGITITSAATTTSWRDIRINIIDTPGHVDFTAEVERSLRVLDGACAVFDAVHGVEPQSETVWRQADKYGVPRICFINKMDKMGADFEHAVDTIRKRLNARPVPIQLPIGQESNFKGVIDLFEMKAILWKDETLGAEYEVEDIPAKLLKKAQAFHNTMVEQIVENDDELMHKYLEGDTIGPDELKASLRKSTIALKLFPVICGSAFKNKGVQPLLDCVVDFLPSPLDIPPVKGLDPNKTGKEVTRKADDDEPFSALAFKIMTDPFVGQLTFIRVYSGQLQTGDSIWIPGRQKRERIGRLLRMHANKREEISEIYAGDICACVGLRNVTTGDTICNEEGPIVLESIEFPAPVISVAVEPKTKGDQEKMGLALGKLAQEDPTFKVHTDVDSGQTIISGMGELHLEILVDRMMREFSVQANVGKPQVAYRETIRKASEAEGKFIRQTGGRGQYGHVKIRLEPNPGKGYEFENDITGGSVPKEFIKPVDHGIKEALEGGVLAGYEMVDVKAILYDGSYHDVDSSEMAFKIAGSMAFKEAARKASPVLLEPVMSVEVVVPEEYMGDIIGDLNSRRGRVEGMEHRAGSQVIKAHVPLSEMFGYATEMRSRTQGRATYSMHFARYEEAPRSVAEEIIAKVQGKTVSR, via the coding sequence GTGCCAAGACAGGTCCCATTATCGCGTTGCCGGAACATCGGCATCATGGCTCACATCGACGCCGGCAAGACCACGACGACGGAGCGCATCCTCTATTACACGGGGATCACGCACCGCATCGGCGAGGTCCATGAAGGTACGGCCACGATGGACTGGATGGAGCAGGAGCAGGAGCGCGGCATCACCATTACCTCCGCCGCGACCACGACCTCCTGGCGCGACATCCGGATCAACATCATCGACACGCCGGGCCACGTGGATTTCACCGCCGAGGTGGAACGCTCGCTGCGCGTGCTGGATGGCGCCTGCGCCGTGTTCGACGCCGTGCATGGCGTCGAGCCGCAGTCGGAGACCGTTTGGCGCCAGGCCGACAAGTACGGCGTACCGCGCATTTGCTTCATCAATAAGATGGACAAGATGGGCGCCGACTTCGAGCACGCCGTCGACACCATCCGCAAGCGCCTCAACGCCCGCCCCGTTCCCATCCAGCTCCCCATCGGCCAGGAATCGAATTTCAAGGGCGTCATCGACCTTTTCGAGATGAAGGCCATCCTGTGGAAGGACGAGACCCTGGGCGCCGAATACGAGGTTGAGGACATCCCTGCCAAGCTGCTGAAGAAGGCACAGGCCTTCCACAACACCATGGTCGAGCAGATCGTCGAAAACGACGACGAGCTGATGCATAAGTACCTCGAAGGCGACACCATCGGCCCCGACGAGTTGAAGGCTTCGCTGCGCAAGTCCACCATCGCCCTAAAGCTGTTCCCGGTCATCTGCGGCAGCGCGTTCAAGAACAAGGGCGTGCAGCCGCTGCTGGACTGCGTGGTGGATTTCCTGCCCTCGCCGTTGGACATCCCGCCGGTCAAGGGCCTGGACCCGAATAAGACGGGCAAGGAGGTCACGCGCAAGGCCGACGATGACGAGCCGTTCTCCGCCCTGGCCTTCAAGATCATGACCGACCCGTTCGTCGGCCAACTCACGTTCATCCGCGTGTACTCCGGCCAGCTTCAGACCGGCGACAGTATCTGGATCCCGGGCCGGCAGAAGCGCGAGCGCATCGGCCGCCTGCTCCGGATGCACGCCAACAAGCGCGAGGAGATCAGCGAGATCTACGCCGGAGACATCTGCGCCTGCGTCGGCCTGCGCAACGTCACCACCGGCGACACGATCTGCAACGAGGAAGGACCGATCGTCCTCGAGTCCATCGAGTTCCCGGCGCCGGTCATCTCGGTCGCGGTCGAGCCCAAGACCAAGGGCGACCAGGAGAAGATGGGCCTGGCGCTGGGCAAGCTGGCCCAGGAGGATCCGACCTTCAAGGTCCACACCGACGTCGACAGCGGGCAGACCATCATCAGCGGCATGGGTGAACTCCACTTGGAGATTCTCGTGGACCGCATGATGCGCGAGTTCAGCGTGCAGGCGAACGTGGGCAAGCCGCAGGTCGCGTATCGCGAGACCATCCGCAAGGCCTCCGAGGCGGAAGGCAAGTTCATCCGCCAGACCGGTGGCCGCGGCCAGTACGGTCACGTCAAGATCCGCCTGGAGCCCAATCCGGGCAAGGGCTACGAGTTCGAGAACGACATCACCGGCGGCTCGGTGCCCAAGGAGTTCATCAAGCCGGTCGACCACGGCATCAAGGAAGCCCTCGAGGGTGGCGTGCTCGCCGGCTACGAGATGGTGGACGTCAAGGCCATCCTCTACGACGGCAGCTACCACGACGTCGATTCCAGCGAGATGGCGTTCAAGATCGCGGGCTCGATGGCGTTCAAAGAGGCGGCGCGCAAGGCCAGCCCGGTTCTGCTGGAGCCAGTCATGTCGGTCGAGGTGGTCGTCCCCGAAGAGTATATGGGCGACATCATCGGCGACCTGAACAGCCGCCGCGGACGCGTGGAAGGTATGGAACATCGCGCCGGATCGCAGGTGATCAAGGCGCACGTGCCGCTCTCGGAGATGTTCGGCTATGCCACCGAGATGCGCTCGCGCACCCAGGGCCGCGCAACGTATTCGATGCACTTCGCTCGCTACGAGGAAGCACCTCGTAGCGTGGCGGAGGAGATCATCGCCAAGGTGCAGGGCAAAACGGTTTCGAGGTAA
- the rpsG gene encoding 30S ribosomal protein S7 yields MPRKGHIAKREVLPDPIYGSTLVTKFVNSMMWEGKKSTAQSIFYTAMKNLEQRGGAEALTLFKKAVENAKPLLEVKTRRVGGANYQVPVEVNPDRRTSLAIRWLISYSRGRSEKGMTDKLSNELLDAANNRGAAIKKKEDVHRMAEANKAFAHYRW; encoded by the coding sequence ATGCCGAGAAAAGGACACATTGCCAAGCGGGAAGTGCTGCCCGATCCGATCTACGGATCGACGCTGGTGACCAAGTTCGTCAACTCCATGATGTGGGAGGGGAAGAAGTCGACGGCTCAGTCGATCTTCTACACCGCCATGAAGAACCTGGAGCAGCGTGGCGGCGCCGAGGCGTTGACCCTGTTCAAGAAGGCGGTGGAGAACGCCAAGCCTCTGCTCGAGGTCAAGACCCGCCGCGTGGGCGGCGCCAACTACCAGGTGCCGGTCGAAGTGAACCCCGACCGCCGTACCTCGCTGGCCATTCGCTGGCTCATCAGCTACAGCCGTGGCCGCAGCGAGAAGGGCATGACCGACAAATTGAGCAACGAGCTGCTGGACGCGGCCAACAACCGCGGCGCGGCCATCAAGAAAAAGGAAGACGTTCACCGCATGGCCGAGGCCAACAAGGCCTTCGCCCACTACCGGTGGTGA
- the rpsL gene encoding 30S ribosomal protein S12 produces the protein MPTFNQLVRMGRTAPKYKTASPALQQCPQKRGVCTRVYTQTPKKPNSALRKVARVRLTNGIEVTTYIPGVGHNLQEHSIVLIRGGRVKDLPGVRYHVIRGTLDTVGVTNRKQGRSKYGAKRPKA, from the coding sequence GTGCCTACTTTTAACCAACTGGTGCGCATGGGCCGTACGGCGCCGAAGTACAAGACGGCCAGCCCGGCCTTGCAACAGTGTCCGCAGAAGCGCGGCGTCTGCACCCGCGTGTACACGCAGACCCCGAAGAAACCGAACTCGGCGCTGCGCAAGGTGGCCCGCGTCCGCCTGACCAACGGCATCGAGGTCACGACCTATATTCCCGGCGTCGGTCACAACCTCCAGGAGCACTCCATCGTGCTGATCCGCGGAGGACGCGTGAAGGACCTGCCGGGAGTGCGCTATCACGTAATCCGCGGCACGCTGGACACGGTCGGCGTGACCAACCGCAAGCAGGGCCGTTCGAAATATGGCGCGAAGCGCCCCAAGGCATAA
- a CDS encoding DUF190 domain-containing protein, producing MADGMAVQVSVYLNEADEWHHKPLHLEILNYLRSENVAGATVLHAVAGFTGRSRVQTTSLVDAGGKLPLVITFIDTDEHVSRVLPRLREMAAHRLIVRENVVIEQGSLE from the coding sequence ATGGCCGACGGCATGGCAGTGCAGGTCAGCGTCTATCTGAACGAAGCCGACGAGTGGCACCACAAACCCCTCCACCTGGAGATCCTGAACTATCTCCGCAGTGAGAACGTGGCCGGGGCCACGGTGCTGCACGCCGTCGCCGGCTTCACCGGCCGGAGCCGGGTGCAGACCACAAGCCTGGTGGACGCGGGCGGCAAACTCCCATTGGTCATCACCTTTATTGACACCGATGAGCACGTGAGCCGGGTGCTGCCGCGGCTGCGCGAGATGGCCGCCCACCGCCTGATCGTGCGCGAAAACGTGGTCATCGAGCAGGGGAGCCTGGAATAG
- the crcB gene encoding fluoride efflux transporter CrcB yields MDLKPYLWISLGAVAGASARYCVSRWAARLISADFPYGTLVINITGSFLLGLFLIWTTERVLADPRWRLIIAIGFCGSYTTFSSYAFETIAYFEQGHWLLFWSNIVFNNALCLLAVIAGAALARAL; encoded by the coding sequence GTGGACTTGAAGCCGTACCTCTGGATATCCCTCGGGGCAGTCGCCGGAGCCAGTGCGCGCTACTGCGTGAGCCGCTGGGCCGCCCGGCTCATCTCCGCCGATTTTCCCTACGGCACGCTGGTCATCAACATCACCGGCAGCTTCCTCCTCGGCCTGTTCCTGATCTGGACGACGGAGCGCGTGCTGGCCGACCCGCGCTGGCGGCTCATCATCGCCATCGGCTTTTGCGGTTCGTACACCACGTTCTCCAGCTACGCATTCGAAACCATCGCCTACTTCGAGCAGGGGCACTGGCTGCTGTTCTGGAGCAACATCGTCTTCAACAACGCGCTTTGCCTGCTGGCGGTGATTGCGGGCGCAGCGCTGGCGAGGGCGCTGTAA